CGTGCCGCATGGCGGTCGCCAGCTTCACCCGGTCGTTCGCCTGCTGCAGTGCGGTGTTGACGAGCACCGCTGCGGCTCCCAGCTCCAGCGCCTGCGCGACGTGCGCCGCCGAGCCAATTCCTCCTTCGACGATCACCGGCACGCTCACCAACCGAATAATCTCGCGAACGGCATCGACGTCAAGGATTCCGCGCCCAGACCCCACCGGTGACGCCATTACCCGAATCGCGGCGCAGCCCGCGCGCTCAAGCTCCTGGGCAGCCAGCACGTCGGGACGGATGAAGGGCAACAGCTCCATGGTCCCCCGTGCGAGCAGTTCGTCGGCCGCCGCCACGGTGAGCTCGTTGTCGGGCATATTGTCCTGGTCGCGGACGTCCAGCTTGATGA
The window above is part of the Phytohabitans houttuyneae genome. Proteins encoded here:
- a CDS encoding HisA/HisF-related TIM barrel protein, with protein sequence MTDESSEEGTLTTWLDVAGHRLQSRLIIGIEQYDSAQVVGEVLTAAGADVLIMTVDTDNDRPSILLADLADALPLSNFVWIGTTSFARSVEAAVWTAHVLNSSLGIKIIKLDVRDQDNMPDNELTVAAADELLARGTMELLPFIRPDVLAAQELERAGCAAIRVMASPVGSGRGILDVDAVREIIRLVSVPVIVEGGIGSAAHVAQALELGAAAVLVNTALQQANDRVKLATAMRHAAIAGRLSFEAG